In the genome of Streptomyces globosus, one region contains:
- a CDS encoding type I polyketide synthase, producing the protein MAVHVHDYLTAPEPAGPGGAWTTPRPTLPEVFAAAVAAGGERAAVVDAGGARSWQAWRADADAFGRALQDLGVRPGDVVAAQLPNSWEFLVAHVAVAAVGAVLLPLHSTLGTRETGSLLERAGARALLLPAAAEPPSRSELPALEFVIPVGPGGEAAPAAALPDAPGSYGALVRARRGLAPQPVPVTADSPLVLMPSSGTTSARPKICIHTHGGLLGNAVAAAREGGTTAGDTLLSGSPFTHLFGLFSVHLSLVAAARQAVLPRWDTEAFRQLAAASRASVLFAVPAQLRDLVESPDPVARLREVRTGGAAVPASLVAGVRSALGAATVVQWGMSEVGAGLSTAPDDPVGVAARSIGRPVGEGRVRVVGEDGRPCPVGETGELEFHGPSLFRGYLADPEATAEAMTPDGWLRTGDLACLHEDGTVGYRGRQAERINVGGLKFTASEVEALLADLPQLANAAVAARPDDRLGEYPVLLAQLRTGARLTLEDVRAHLAAKGVAAYKWPLELVTVAEVPVTPTRKVARGRLADLLALPARKTVAAWAQQAAALPEREALDAALALVREQAAGVGGAALGAADGGGSFRSAGLDSLGAVRLASGLAARTGLALSTTAVFDHPTPEQLARHLVALAAGTADGPAGAAADTARPASPARTAGRGGDDDDPVAVVGIGCRFPGGIASPEDLWRLLAEGGETVGPFPADRGWDLERVHHPDRGRAGTSYVRHGGFLDGAADFDAAFFGLSPREARAMDPQQRLLLETAWEALERAGIAPAALRGTAAGVFVGLMSSDYAPRLDEAPELHDGLLLTGNASSVAAGRIAYTLGLTGPALTVDTACSSSLVALHLARQALLRGECTVALAGGATVMSTPASFVDFSRQGALSPDGRCRAFSAAADGAGWSEGAGVLVLERLSAARRAGRPVLAVLSGSAVNQDGASNGLTAPSGPAQREVVRLALADAGLDPGDVDLVEAHGTGTPLGDRIEAEALLASYGRGRAPGRPVWLGSLKSNIGHTQAAAGVAGVIKAVLALRHGEMPRSLHAGEPTPHVGWAAGGVRLLDAPRPWPPRADGGRRAAGVSAFGISGTNAHVVVQDPPPAEEEPRRAGGPAGPEPAAAVPWVLAAKDRPGLRELAARLARSAAGAAPADVARALVVHRAPGDRAFPRRAVVVGEDADALRAGLADLAVGRENPRVVTGTAPAAGAGRTVFVFPGQGAQWEAMGAALLSESPVFAEAVGACDAAFAPHLDWSVAAVLRGEAGTPPADRADVAQTALFTMMVALAALWRSFGVEPDAVVGHSQGEIAAAYAAGALTLEDAARIVALRARAVLRLPPGAMAAVSLPAPELAARLAGRSGPPLAVAAENAPDASVVAGAPAAVEALLAELAAEGVRGRRVAVDYASHCAAVEPLRAELAEALAGLAPRPVSTPFWSTAGGGRITGPELTAGYWYRNLRNPVAFAPAVGSLLESGFRTFVEVSPHPVLTYAVQGTAERAGAEVLAAGSLRRGDGGLGRFLLSAAEVYAHGAAVDWAAVCGGRRPGPVEALPTYPFQRRRYWLAARGPSGAAAGRAAAPGAGLPDGAAGAAGGPRSAAELLALVRESAAAVLGHGGADAVDPDRPFLELGAGSLAAVELRGRLARALELSLPSTVVFDHPTARALAAHLGERLEHSRPQDGAPAAPEAHRAPDRDGDRAPAGPAGPTAETAAAALPDGLSALFRQASAAGRGAVAADVLSAASLLRPTFTAAEAADRAQDPVRLAGGPGGPALVCLPSLVPTGGPHEYARLAAAFAGRRTVLALSQPGFGPGEALPADLAALVEAHVAALGRRTGGGPVLLCGHSSGGWTAWAVAARLAREGRPAAGIVLLDTPWYEGAVPPEELSLVLGVAERRRREAGDTGPIGTHRLTATGGCLRILRGWRPGPLGAPVLLVRAREPIGPPARWRHPHTAAEVAGDHFTMMEAHAGEVAAAVESWLSGLRSAAGPASPVRPLPAGGAPSAARGRDVLQHSRADEETAP; encoded by the coding sequence ATGGCCGTCCACGTGCACGACTACCTGACCGCCCCCGAGCCGGCGGGCCCCGGCGGCGCCTGGACGACGCCCCGGCCGACCCTGCCCGAGGTGTTCGCCGCCGCCGTCGCGGCCGGCGGCGAGCGGGCCGCCGTGGTGGACGCGGGCGGCGCCCGGTCCTGGCAGGCGTGGCGTGCGGACGCCGACGCCTTCGGGCGGGCGCTGCAGGACCTCGGGGTGCGCCCCGGCGACGTGGTGGCGGCGCAGCTGCCGAACTCCTGGGAGTTCCTGGTGGCGCACGTCGCGGTCGCCGCCGTCGGGGCGGTGCTGCTGCCGCTGCACAGCACGCTCGGCACCCGTGAGACGGGCTCGCTGCTGGAGCGGGCCGGGGCGCGGGCCCTGCTGCTGCCTGCGGCCGCGGAGCCGCCGTCGCGATCGGAACTGCCCGCGCTGGAGTTCGTCATCCCGGTGGGGCCGGGCGGGGAGGCCGCCCCGGCCGCCGCCCTCCCCGATGCCCCGGGTTCGTACGGGGCGCTCGTACGGGCGCGGCGCGGGCTCGCCCCGCAGCCCGTGCCGGTGACGGCCGACTCGCCGCTGGTCCTGATGCCCTCGTCGGGCACCACCTCCGCCCGCCCGAAGATCTGCATCCACACGCACGGCGGGCTCCTCGGCAACGCGGTGGCCGCCGCCCGCGAGGGCGGCACCACCGCCGGGGACACCCTGCTCAGCGGCAGCCCCTTCACCCACCTCTTCGGGCTGTTCTCCGTGCACCTCTCCCTCGTCGCCGCGGCCCGGCAGGCGGTGCTGCCCCGCTGGGACACCGAAGCGTTCCGGCAGCTGGCGGCGGCGAGCCGGGCGAGCGTCCTGTTCGCCGTGCCCGCCCAACTCCGCGACCTGGTCGAGTCGCCCGACCCGGTCGCGCGGCTCCGCGAGGTCCGCACCGGCGGCGCGGCCGTGCCCGCGTCGCTGGTGGCGGGCGTGCGCAGCGCCCTCGGCGCGGCGACCGTCGTGCAGTGGGGCATGTCCGAGGTCGGTGCCGGCCTGAGCACCGCGCCCGACGACCCGGTCGGGGTCGCCGCCCGCAGCATCGGCCGGCCCGTCGGCGAGGGCCGGGTGCGGGTGGTCGGCGAGGACGGCCGCCCCTGCCCGGTCGGCGAGACGGGCGAGCTGGAGTTCCACGGCCCGTCCCTGTTCCGCGGCTACCTCGCCGACCCGGAGGCGACCGCGGAGGCGATGACCCCGGACGGCTGGCTGCGCACCGGCGACCTGGCGTGCCTGCACGAGGACGGCACGGTCGGCTACCGCGGCCGGCAGGCGGAGCGGATCAACGTGGGCGGGCTGAAGTTCACCGCCTCCGAGGTGGAGGCGCTCCTCGCCGACCTGCCGCAGCTCGCCAACGCGGCGGTCGCCGCGCGGCCCGACGACCGGCTCGGCGAGTACCCGGTGCTGCTGGCCCAGTTGCGGACCGGGGCCCGGCTCACGCTGGAGGACGTACGGGCGCACCTCGCGGCCAAGGGGGTGGCCGCCTACAAGTGGCCGCTGGAGCTGGTGACGGTGGCGGAGGTGCCGGTCACCCCGACCCGGAAGGTCGCCCGCGGGCGGCTCGCGGACCTGCTGGCGCTGCCCGCGCGCAAGACCGTGGCCGCCTGGGCGCAGCAGGCCGCCGCCCTGCCGGAGCGCGAGGCGCTGGACGCGGCGCTGGCGCTCGTACGGGAGCAGGCGGCCGGGGTCGGCGGAGCCGCCCTGGGCGCCGCCGACGGCGGCGGGAGCTTCCGCTCGGCCGGACTGGACTCGCTCGGCGCGGTGCGGCTGGCCTCCGGGCTGGCGGCGCGCACCGGGCTGGCCCTGTCGACGACGGCCGTGTTCGACCACCCGACGCCGGAGCAGCTCGCAAGGCACCTGGTGGCCCTCGCCGCGGGCACCGCCGACGGGCCGGCAGGCGCGGCCGCGGACACGGCGCGCCCCGCGTCCCCTGCCCGCACCGCCGGCCGGGGCGGGGACGACGACGACCCGGTCGCGGTGGTCGGCATCGGCTGCCGCTTCCCCGGCGGCATCGCCTCCCCCGAGGACCTGTGGCGGCTGCTCGCCGAGGGCGGCGAGACGGTGGGCCCGTTCCCCGCCGACCGCGGCTGGGACCTCGAACGCGTCCACCACCCCGACCGCGGCCGCGCGGGCACCTCGTACGTCCGCCACGGCGGCTTCCTGGACGGCGCGGCCGACTTCGACGCCGCCTTCTTCGGGCTCTCCCCCCGCGAGGCCCGGGCCATGGACCCGCAGCAGCGGCTGCTCCTGGAGACGGCCTGGGAGGCGCTGGAGCGGGCCGGGATCGCCCCGGCCGCGCTGCGCGGCACCGCGGCCGGCGTCTTCGTCGGCCTGATGTCCTCCGACTACGCGCCGCGCCTGGACGAGGCGCCCGAACTGCACGACGGCCTGCTGCTCACCGGCAACGCCTCCAGTGTGGCCGCGGGCCGGATCGCCTACACCCTCGGGCTGACGGGCCCCGCGCTCACGGTGGACACCGCCTGCTCCTCCTCCCTGGTGGCCCTGCACCTGGCCCGGCAGGCGCTGCTGCGCGGCGAGTGCACGGTGGCCCTGGCCGGCGGGGCGACCGTGATGTCGACGCCGGCGTCGTTCGTGGACTTCAGCCGGCAGGGCGCCCTCTCCCCGGACGGCCGCTGCCGGGCGTTCTCCGCCGCGGCGGACGGGGCCGGCTGGTCGGAGGGCGCGGGCGTCCTCGTCCTGGAGCGGCTGTCGGCGGCGCGCCGGGCCGGGCGGCCGGTCCTGGCCGTGCTGTCCGGCTCGGCGGTCAACCAGGACGGCGCCAGCAACGGGCTGACCGCGCCGAGCGGCCCGGCCCAGCGGGAGGTCGTCCGCCTCGCGCTCGCCGACGCCGGCCTGGACCCGGGCGACGTCGACCTGGTCGAGGCGCACGGCACCGGCACCCCGCTGGGCGACCGGATCGAAGCGGAGGCGCTGCTGGCCTCGTACGGGCGGGGCCGCGCCCCCGGGCGGCCGGTGTGGCTGGGCTCGCTCAAGTCGAACATCGGGCACACGCAGGCCGCGGCGGGCGTGGCCGGGGTGATCAAGGCGGTGCTGGCGCTGCGGCACGGCGAGATGCCCCGCTCGCTGCACGCCGGCGAGCCGACGCCGCACGTCGGCTGGGCGGCGGGCGGGGTGCGGCTGCTCGACGCGCCCAGGCCGTGGCCGCCCCGCGCGGACGGGGGCCGCCGGGCCGCGGGCGTCTCCGCGTTCGGCATCAGCGGGACCAACGCCCACGTCGTCGTCCAGGACCCGCCCCCGGCCGAGGAGGAGCCCCGCCGCGCCGGTGGGCCTGCCGGGCCGGAGCCGGCCGCGGCCGTGCCGTGGGTGCTGGCGGCGAAGGACCGGCCCGGGCTGCGGGAACTCGCGGCGCGCCTCGCACGGTCGGCGGCCGGCGCCGCACCCGCGGACGTGGCCCGGGCGCTGGTCGTGCACCGGGCCCCCGGCGACCGCGCGTTCCCGCGGCGCGCCGTCGTGGTGGGCGAGGACGCGGACGCGCTCCGCGCCGGGCTGGCGGACCTGGCCGTCGGCCGGGAGAACCCGCGCGTCGTCACCGGTACGGCGCCCGCGGCCGGAGCCGGCCGGACGGTGTTCGTCTTCCCCGGGCAGGGCGCCCAGTGGGAGGCGATGGGGGCCGCGCTGCTGAGCGAGTCCCCCGTCTTCGCGGAGGCCGTGGGGGCCTGCGACGCCGCGTTCGCGCCCCACCTGGACTGGTCGGTGGCGGCCGTGCTGCGCGGCGAGGCCGGCACGCCGCCCGCGGACCGCGCCGACGTGGCGCAGACCGCGCTGTTCACGATGATGGTGGCGCTGGCGGCGCTGTGGCGGTCGTTCGGCGTCGAGCCGGACGCGGTGGTCGGGCACTCGCAGGGCGAGATCGCCGCCGCGTACGCCGCCGGGGCGCTGACCCTGGAGGACGCGGCCCGGATCGTCGCCCTCCGGGCGCGGGCGGTGCTCCGGCTTCCTCCCGGGGCGATGGCCGCCGTGTCGCTGCCGGCGCCGGAGCTCGCGGCCCGCCTGGCGGGCCGGTCCGGGCCGCCGCTGGCGGTCGCCGCGGAGAACGCTCCGGATGCCTCGGTCGTCGCCGGGGCGCCCGCCGCCGTGGAGGCCCTGCTGGCCGAGCTCGCGGCGGAGGGGGTGCGGGGGCGGCGCGTCGCGGTGGACTACGCCTCGCACTGCGCGGCCGTGGAGCCGCTCCGGGCGGAGCTGGCCGAGGCGCTGGCCGGTCTCGCGCCGCGGCCGGTGTCGACGCCGTTCTGGTCGACGGCGGGCGGCGGCCGGATCACCGGGCCGGAGCTCACCGCCGGCTACTGGTACCGGAACCTGCGCAACCCGGTCGCGTTCGCCCCGGCCGTCGGGTCCCTGCTGGAGTCGGGGTTCCGTACGTTCGTGGAGGTCAGCCCGCACCCCGTGCTCACGTACGCGGTGCAGGGGACGGCCGAGCGGGCGGGCGCCGAGGTGCTCGCCGCGGGCAGCCTGCGGCGCGGCGACGGCGGGCTCGGCCGGTTCCTGCTGTCGGCGGCCGAGGTGTACGCCCACGGCGCGGCGGTGGACTGGGCCGCGGTGTGCGGCGGCCGCCGGCCGGGGCCGGTCGAGGCGCTGCCGACGTACCCGTTCCAGCGCCGCCGGTACTGGCTGGCCGCCCGCGGCCCGTCCGGCGCGGCGGCCGGACGGGCGGCCGCGCCGGGCGCAGGGCTGCCGGACGGCGCCGCGGGCGCGGCGGGCGGGCCCCGCAGCGCCGCCGAGCTGCTGGCCCTCGTACGGGAGTCGGCGGCGGCCGTGCTGGGGCACGGCGGCGCGGACGCCGTGGACCCCGACCGCCCGTTCCTGGAACTCGGTGCCGGTTCGCTGGCCGCGGTGGAGCTGCGCGGGCGGCTGGCGCGGGCGCTGGAGCTGTCTCTGCCGTCGACCGTGGTCTTCGACCATCCGACGGCCCGCGCCCTGGCCGCCCACCTGGGCGAGCGCCTGGAGCACTCCCGGCCGCAGGACGGTGCCCCCGCGGCGCCGGAGGCGCACCGCGCCCCGGACCGGGACGGCGACCGGGCGCCCGCCGGGCCTGCGGGGCCGACGGCGGAGACGGCAGCGGCGGCCCTGCCCGACGGGCTGTCCGCGCTGTTCCGGCAGGCCAGTGCGGCGGGCCGCGGGGCGGTCGCCGCGGACGTCCTGTCGGCGGCCTCGCTGCTGCGGCCGACGTTCACGGCGGCGGAGGCCGCCGACCGGGCGCAGGACCCCGTACGGCTGGCCGGCGGCCCCGGCGGGCCCGCCCTGGTGTGCCTGCCGTCGCTGGTCCCGACGGGCGGGCCGCACGAATACGCCCGGCTCGCCGCCGCGTTCGCGGGCCGCCGCACCGTACTGGCGCTGTCGCAGCCCGGTTTCGGGCCGGGCGAGGCGCTGCCCGCGGACCTGGCGGCCCTGGTCGAGGCGCACGTCGCGGCGCTGGGGCGGCGTACGGGCGGGGGGCCGGTGCTGCTGTGCGGGCACTCGTCGGGCGGGTGGACCGCCTGGGCCGTCGCCGCGCGCCTCGCCCGGGAGGGCCGCCCGGCGGCCGGGATCGTCCTGCTCGACACGCCCTGGTACGAGGGGGCGGTGCCGCCCGAGGAGCTGTCGCTCGTGCTGGGCGTCGCGGAGCGGCGGCGCAGGGAGGCGGGGGACACCGGCCCCATCGGCACCCACCGGCTCACCGCGACCGGCGGCTGCCTGCGCATCCTGCGCGGCTGGCGGCCGGGACCGCTCGGCGCGCCGGTGCTGCTCGTACGGGCCCGCGAGCCGATCGGACCGCCGGCCCGGTGGCGGCACCCGCACACCGCGGCCGAGGTGGCCGGGGACCACTTCACCATGATGGAGGCCCACGCCGGGGAGGTCGCCGCGGCCGTCGAGTCCTGGCTCTCCGGCCTCCGCAGCGCTGCCGGACCGGCCTCCCCCGTCCGCCCGCTGCCGGCCGGAGGCGCCCCTTCCGCCGCCCGTGGCCGGGACGTCCTGCAGCACAGCCGAGCCGACGAGGAGACGGCCCCGTGA